The Pan troglodytes isolate AG18354 chromosome 1, NHGRI_mPanTro3-v2.0_pri, whole genome shotgun sequence genome includes a region encoding these proteins:
- the NDUFS5 gene encoding NADH dehydrogenase [ubiquinone] iron-sulfur protein 5 isoform X1 — translation MPFLDIQKRFGLNIDRWLTIQSGEQPYKMAGRCHAFEKEWIECAHGIGYTRAEKECKIEYDDFVECLLRQKTMRRAGTIRKQRDKLIKEGKYTPPPHHIGKGEPRP, via the exons ATGCCTTTCTTGGACATCCAGAAAAGGTTCGGCCTTAACATAGATCGATGGTTGACAATCCAGAGTGGTGAACAGCCCTACAAGATGGCTGGTCGATGCCATGCTTTTGAAAAAGAATGGATAGAATGTGCACATGGAATCGGTTATACTCGGGCAGAGAAAGAGTGCAAGATAGAATATGATGATTTCGTAGAGTGTTTGCTTCGGCAGAAAACG ATGAGACGTGCAGGTACCATCAGGAAGCAGCGGGATAAGCTGataaaggaaggaaagtacaccCCTCCACCTCACCACATTGGCAAGGGGGAGCCTCGGCCCTGA